Within Runella rosea, the genomic segment GATATATTTGGTCGGCTTTGGCATTCATTGTTCTAAGGCGCGAAAGAAATTCAATTTTTAAATTTTTATCAATGATTATTTTACAGAATAGTGATTCTGTTTCAGTGTTAAATTTACTCAAAGCGTTACTAATAAGTCTTTCGTGGTCTTTATCAATATTTGCAGCGATACTAAAAAGACCTTGTTGTGAATTTAGTCGTCTTGATTCGAAGCTGGACAAAAAAGTATTTATATAATTGCTTTCCTCCTCTTCTGAAAGCAAATATTCATCCTCTTTATAGCGTTCCTCTTTTATAATGTTATTCATTTTAGTTTGATTGAATAAAAACACGGCTCCATCATTATTAAAATCACTATTAACGGCAAAATATAAAGCAATGTAAGGAGATGTTGTCCAATCAAGAAGTCTTGTGGGGACTCCATAATGCTGCATTAATGTGAGAGTGAGTCGTAGTTTTCCAGTCTTAAATTCTTTAATCTTAAAATCTTCATAAAGATGGGCTTTAGTTTGAAATTCTCGTAACGTAGTCATTTCAAACTTTATACCTAATTGGCGGTCAATTTGATGGCTTTCTAAAAGTCGAAGGATGGAGGGCTTGAGAGTCCAATTTGAATTGGTTTGCCCACGGAATACCCAATGAGATAGCCACTCTTTCTCTAAATTTAAATGTTCAATGGTTTTTACATAGTCTTCCCAGCGGGTAATTCTAATCTCAGGCCAAGTATGCATACTTGAATTTAGTTAATGGTGAAAGAAAAGGATATCAATGCAATTTATGATGTCTTATGTCGAGATGCGTGCCTGCACCAACTTTTTTTATCTCGGATAAGGGTATTTGGCCTCTACGGAATATCTCTCGGTTCATTGGCTTTTTATTACTCCGTTGGTTGTGTTATCACCGCCAACCATTTTTGCAAGTGAAAAAACACCTGCAAAGGCAAATACTGCTACGTCGCTAGTTACGGGTTATTTCTTAAACCGATACAGATACGGCGCTTTGTTGGCGGCTCCCGTAAACTTCTTTTCGAGGCGTTCGAGCACGTTCATATCCAGAATCATCTTTTGAAAATTGGTACGAACAAAAGTCTTATCAAAAATCGTCTCGTACAATTCTTGCACTTCCTTCATTGTAAACGTGTCAGGGAGGAGATTAAACGCATTTATCTTTTCGTCGAGGTGGCTTTGTAGCGTTTTTAGGGCTTCATCGACGATGTCGCTGTGGTCCATAATCATCCTTGGTAACTCATGAATGCTGTACCATTCGATTGATTCATCCAAATCTGTTTTTTGTGGTACAACCTTGTTGATGTCCACCAATGCATAGTACCCTATCGAAATAAACCGCTTTGTAAACCAATCATAGTCTTGTTGAGCTTCATTTTTTACATTTAATTTATCGAAGTTGAAGGCAATCAATTCATCAAGAAAGGGCTTATTGGTTCTACTTGCTTTGCCAAACACCCGAAATTGCTCCAAATAAATATCTTGGATGCCGGTGCGGTCGCGCAAAATGCGCTCGGCGGCCTGGTCTATGTCTTCGTCTTGATACACGAACCCACTCGGTAGCGCCCAAAAGTCACCCTTGAAATTTATTTTGGGAATCAGGACTTTGAGTTGTCGCTCATGGTAGCCAAAAATTACGCAATCAATTGAGACTTGGGAAATATAGTTTTGTTGACTTGGATTCTTCATAAATGGATATTATAACTACAATGGTCTGT encodes:
- a CDS encoding FRG domain-containing protein, with translation MHTWPEIRITRWEDYVKTIEHLNLEKEWLSHWVFRGQTNSNWTLKPSILRLLESHQIDRQLGIKFEMTTLREFQTKAHLYEDFKIKEFKTGKLRLTLTLMQHYGVPTRLLDWTTSPYIALYFAVNSDFNNDGAVFLFNQTKMNNIIKEERYKEDEYLLSEEEESNYINTFLSSFESRRLNSQQGLFSIAANIDKDHERLISNALSKFNTETESLFCKIIIDKNLKIEFLSRLRTMNAKADQIYPDLYGFCTSIKDLLEIRGWIKNHK
- a CDS encoding NUDIX hydrolase, whose translation is MKNPSQQNYISQVSIDCVIFGYHERQLKVLIPKINFKGDFWALPSGFVYQDEDIDQAAERILRDRTGIQDIYLEQFRVFGKASRTNKPFLDELIAFNFDKLNVKNEAQQDYDWFTKRFISIGYYALVDINKVVPQKTDLDESIEWYSIHELPRMIMDHSDIVDEALKTLQSHLDEKINAFNLLPDTFTMKEVQELYETIFDKTFVRTNFQKMILDMNVLERLEKKFTGAANKAPYLYRFKK